A region of the Stieleria neptunia genome:
CAAGACGTTCGCGATACTCACGCCCACGAACACATCCTTGCCCCGAATGACGTCCGAGAGCGTCCCCGATTGGCCGGCTTGGTTGGTGTTTTCGGACAACCAGACTTTGATCGAGTTGTTCCCGATGTCGGTGCGTCCCTTGTGGATCGCGCCCTTGCTGTCGCAGACGACGATGTCCGTGACGCCGGCTTGCATCAACAACTTTGCGATCGCGGTTCCCGCCGCACCGGCACCGTTGATCAAGACGCGTGCGGCGGCGAGATCTTTGTTCAGATACCGCATTGAATTCTTGAGCCCCGCCAGAACAACGATCGCGGTGCCATGTTGGTCATCATGAAATACCGGGATCTCAAGCTCGCGTTCCAGTCGTTCTTCGATTTCGATGCATCGCGGTGCCGAGATGTCTTCCAAGTTGATGCCGCCGAAGGTGGGTGCCAGTCGTTTGACGGTCGCGATGATTTCTTCGGTGTCCTGGGTGTCCAAACAGATCGGAAACGCATCGACTTCGCCGAACTCTTTGAACAGCATCGCCTTGCCTTCCATCACCGGCATGGCGGCGCGCGGGCCGATATTCCCCAGTCCCAGCACGGCACTGCCGTCACTGACCACGGCGACGGTGTTTTTGCGAATCGTCAAGGCAAACGACGATTCGGGGTCTTCGTGGATCGCCGTGCAGACCCGCGCCACGCCCGGGGTGTACGCCATCGACAGGTCGTCGCGGGTCTTGATCGGCATCTTCGAATTGACTTCGATCTTGCCGCCCAGGTGCATCAAAAACACACGGTCGGACACATTGACGACTTCAATACCGCTGATTTGCCGAATCGCTTCGACGATCCGCTGACCGTGTTCGACGTTGGTGGCATTGACGGTGATGTCGCGCGAGATCAATCCGTCCGCCACGCCGACGATATCAACGGCGCCGATGAATCCATTGGCACAACCGATCGCGGTGGTGATTTCTCCGAGCAGACCGGGCTGGTCACGGTAACGAAGACGGAAGGTGATGGCGTACGAAGGGCTATGATGCGTCATGCTTGATATAGGGCTGGGTCTATTCGAACGCGCGAATGCGAATGGCGCTGGCTTGTCCCTGCGGCGTCACGTTCACGTTGATGAACTGCTTGCCCGCAGCGGTGGAGTCATCGACACAGGCGTTGATCGGACAGTCGTCCGCCGGCGCGTCGCAATTGAGAATTGGAAACAGGTTTTCGCCGAGCGACTTCAAACTGGCGATGGTTTCAACCATCCCGCCACCGGCGCCCAGATTTCCGATGTGACCTTTCGCGGTCGTCACCGGTGGCTGTTGATCGACCGGCCCAAAGACGTCGTTGATCGCGGCGGCTTCTTGGGCATCACACTCGACCGTTCCCAGTCCATGGGCGTGCAGGTGCCCGATGTTCGCTTTGTCTTCGTCGCCGAGGGCGGCCCGCAAGACGTTGGTGATCGCCGTCTGGAAATACCGCTCGCCGAACGCCGGCCCGACGGCGCTGCTGCCGTAACCGACGATTTCGCCCAAGATCGTCGCCCCGCGAGCCTGGGCGTGCTCTAGCGTTTCACACACCATCGCGCCGGCACCTTCACCGAGCACGCTGCCGTCACGCGTGGCCGTGAACGGTCGGCTCATCGTGGACGGATCCGATTGATTTTTCGCCAACGTTTCCTGCATGTCCGCATGCAAGGATCGCAACGGGTGAATGCGCGAACCGGTCGAACCGACCAGCAACACGTCGGCTTGTCCGCGCGAGATCGTCGAATACGCCTCGGCCATCGCCGCACACGCCGAGGCTTCGCGCAACGTGATCGAATTGTTCGCTCCGCGCAGATCGTTGTAGATCGCCACGTGGCTGGCCGGCATGTTCGGCAGGTACTTCAACAACCACAGCGGATTGACTTCGGGTTTACCGAGTTCCCCCCAACGGTCGAAATCGAATTGCCCCTCGGCGTCGATGCATTTTTTGATGCCCGACGCGAACTCAATCGGCTGCGACATGATGTAGTCACAACCATACAGCACACCGGTCCGATCGCGATCACGCTGGTCCGCTTCCAAGCCTGCATCGGAGAGCGCCAACTGTGCGACCGCGACACCCATTTCGATCTCGCGGCACATCACCTTGCTGCCCTTGCGGATCGTCCGCTGCAGTTTCTTGTCCATCGGACCGTAGTCCGCGATGTCGCCGGTGAACTCAGACGCTTCGGCACCGTAGTCGACCGACAGGACGCCTTGCGGGACCTGGGTCAACGGACCGATCCCGCTGTGGCGAGAACGCAAACCGGAGAGCAAACGATCAGAGTCGTTTCCGAGGGGAGTGACCACACCAACACCGGTGATGACCACTCGTCTGGACGTGACATTTACCATGAATCAGCCGAACGACGCGGAGCAGAAGGAATACGGGATGTCCGCATTCTAGGCTCTGGGGGAATTGGCAAAGAGGGGGCGTATCTCAGTAACGACCGCGGTGGGGCGCCCCGAAACCGGCAGAAATCTGGGGGACCAGGGGCGTGGTCGTCAAATTTTCCGACGCCCGACCACGAAACTCGATGAACATCAACGCGTCGGCCCGGCCGGCGGTCGTCCCGGTCAGCATTTCCAAGTTAAACAGCGGCATCGCCGCCTGCGGCCGCTCGGGGCTGGCGATCACCCCGCACGACAACAACAGCACCATGTCCGATGGCCAGCGAAATCGCTCGTGCAGCCGCCAGCTGACGACCTGGGGCACGTCGATTTTGGTGCGATGGACCTGGGCGTTGGGCAAGGGGAGATCCAATTCGACCGGTTTGAGCTGGTCGACTTGATCGATCGACGCCTTGATCACGCAATCGATCGCTGAACCATCCACGCTCAACAGCGGGCTGATTTCCAAGCGATAGCCCTCTTGGATCTCTCCCGTCTCGGGTTCATAAGGCGGCCAGCCCGTCGCGGCGGGTTTGACGTTTTGGACGTAATTGCGACCGCGGGTGCTGGCCAGTTTTTCGGTTTGGCCGTTGTAGGTGATCAGATCCAGCGCCTGCACTTGACGGGTGTCGGTCCGCTGACGCAGC
Encoded here:
- a CDS encoding NAD-dependent malic enzyme, with the protein product MTHHSPSYAITFRLRYRDQPGLLGEITTAIGCANGFIGAVDIVGVADGLISRDITVNATNVEHGQRIVEAIRQISGIEVVNVSDRVFLMHLGGKIEVNSKMPIKTRDDLSMAYTPGVARVCTAIHEDPESSFALTIRKNTVAVVSDGSAVLGLGNIGPRAAMPVMEGKAMLFKEFGEVDAFPICLDTQDTEEIIATVKRLAPTFGGINLEDISAPRCIEIEERLERELEIPVFHDDQHGTAIVVLAGLKNSMRYLNKDLAAARVLINGAGAAGTAIAKLLMQAGVTDIVVCDSKGAIHKGRTDIGNNSIKVWLSENTNQAGQSGTLSDVIRGKDVFVGVSIANVLSEDDVVAMSEDAVVFALANPDPEIDPKVADKHVKIVATGRSDYANQINNVLCFPGLFRGVLDVRASAINDAMKLAAADAIADVISPENLTNHYVIPSVFDRRVCGEVAKAVAQSALETGVARRRTKQAYRVV
- a CDS encoding beta-ketoacyl-[acyl-carrier-protein] synthase family protein is translated as MVNVTSRRVVITGVGVVTPLGNDSDRLLSGLRSRHSGIGPLTQVPQGVLSVDYGAEASEFTGDIADYGPMDKKLQRTIRKGSKVMCREIEMGVAVAQLALSDAGLEADQRDRDRTGVLYGCDYIMSQPIEFASGIKKCIDAEGQFDFDRWGELGKPEVNPLWLLKYLPNMPASHVAIYNDLRGANNSITLREASACAAMAEAYSTISRGQADVLLVGSTGSRIHPLRSLHADMQETLAKNQSDPSTMSRPFTATRDGSVLGEGAGAMVCETLEHAQARGATILGEIVGYGSSAVGPAFGERYFQTAITNVLRAALGDEDKANIGHLHAHGLGTVECDAQEAAAINDVFGPVDQQPPVTTAKGHIGNLGAGGGMVETIASLKSLGENLFPILNCDAPADDCPINACVDDSTAAGKQFINVNVTPQGQASAIRIRAFE